In Myotis daubentonii chromosome 16, mMyoDau2.1, whole genome shotgun sequence, one DNA window encodes the following:
- the DDX52 gene encoding probable ATP-dependent RNA helicase DDX52 isoform X1: MDAHDLFRRLGAGAKFDVRRFSADAARFQVGKRKYDFDSAEVLQGLDFFGNKKSVPGECGESGTNQELQDEEEKEESLTERKREQNKKKRKRMTSEITSEEEGSTIQWISSVEAKIEDKKVKKENKLTSGKLELIRKEKINFLRNKHKIHIQGTDLPDPIATFQQLEQEYKINSRLLQNILDSGFQTPTPIQMQAIPVMLHGRELLASAPTGSGKTLAFSIPILMQLKQPTNKGFRALIISPTRELASQTHRELVKISEGMGFRIHMIHKAAIAAKKFGSKSSKKFDILVTTPNRLIYLLKRDPPGIDLTSVEWLVVDESDKLFEDGKTGFRDQLASIFLACTSHKVRRAMFSATFAYDVEQWCKLNLDNVITVSIGARNSAVETVEQELLFVGSETGKLLAMRELIKKGFNPPVLVFVQSIERAKELFHELIYEGINVDVIHADRTQEQRDNTVQSFRAGKIWVLICTALLARGIDFKGVNLVINYDFPTSSVEYIHRIGRTGRAGHKGKAVTFFTEDDKPLLRSVANVIQQAGCPVPEYIKGFQKLLSKQKKKMIKKPLQRESISTTPKYFLEKAKDKRKKVTGQNSKKKVSLEDKS; this comes from the exons AGGAAATATGACTTTGATTCTGCGGAGGTGCTGCAGGGACTGGACTTTTTTGGAAACAAGAAGTCTGTCCCAGGTGAATGCGGAGAATCGGGAACTAACCAGGAGCTCCAAgatgaagaggaaaaggaagagagcctaactgaaaggaagagggagcagaacaagaaaaagaggaagagaatgacTTCGG aaattactTCAGAAGAAGAAGGTTCTACCATACAGTGGATATCATCTGTGGAAGCAAAGATTGaagataaaaaagttaaaaaagaaaataaactaactTCAGGAAAGTTGGAGCTTATCAGAAAGGAAAAG ATAAACTTCTTGCGGAATAAACACAAAATTCATATCCAAGGAACTGATCTTCCTGACCCAATTGCTACATTTCAGCAACTTGAACAAGAATATAAAATCAATTCTCGGCTGCTTCAGAACATTCTAGATTCGGGTTTCCAAACACCTACACCAATCCAAATGCAAGCCATTCCAGTTATGCTGCAT GGTCGAGAACTTCTGGCTTCTGCTCCTACTGGTTCTGGAAAGACTTTGGCTTTTAGCATTCCCATTTTAATGCAACTGAAACAACCCACAAATAAAGGCTTCAGAGCTCTGATTATATCACCAACACGAGAACTTGCCAGCCAG ACTCATCGAGAGTTAGTAAAAATATCTGAGGGAATGGGATTCAGAATACACATGATCCACAAAGCAGCAATTGCAGCCAAGAAATTTGGATCAAAATCATCTAAGAAATTTG ATATTCTTGTAACTACTCCAAATCGACTAATCTATTTATTAAAACGAGATCCTCCAGGAATAGACTTAACAAG TGTTGAATGGCTGGTAGTAGATGAATCAGATAAACTATTTGAAGATGGCAAAACTGGGTTCAGAGACCAGCTGGCTTCTATTTTCCTGGCCTGTACATCCCACAAGGTCAGAAGAGCTATGTTCAGTGCAACTTTTGCATATGATGTTGAGCAGTGGTGCAAACTCAACCTGGACAATGTCATTACTGTGTCCATTGGAGCAAG GAATTCTGCAGTAGAGACTGTAGAACAAGAACTTCTCTTTGTTGGATCTGAAACGGGAAAACTTCTAGCCATGAGAGAACTTATTAAAAAG GGTTTCAATCCACCTGTTCTTGTTTTTGTTCAGTCCATTGAAAGGGCTAAAGAACTTTTTCATGAGCTCATATATGAAGGTATTAATGTGGATGTTATTCATGCAGACAGAACACAGGAACAG AGAGATAACACAGTCCAAAGCTTCCGAGCAGGAAAAATCTGGGTCCTTATTTGTACAGCCTTGCTAGCCAGAGGGATTGATTTTAAAGGTGTGAACTTGGTGATCAACTATGACTTTCCAACAAGCTCAGTGGAATATATCCATAGGATAG GTCGAACTGGAAGAGCAGGGCATAAAGGAAAAGCTGTTACATTTTTCACTGAAGATGATAAACCATTATTAAGAAG CGTTGCCAATGTTATACAGCAGGCCGGATGTCCTGTTCCAGAATACATAAAAGGTTTCCAAAAACTATTAAG caaacaaaagaaaaaaatgattaagaagCCATTGCAAAGGGAGAGCATTAGTACAACTCCAAAATACTTCTTAGAAAAGGCTAAGGATAAACG GAAAAAGGTCACTggtcagaacagcaaaaagaaagtaTCTCTTGAAgacaaaagctaa
- the DDX52 gene encoding probable ATP-dependent RNA helicase DDX52 isoform X2 — MTSEITSEEEGSTIQWISSVEAKIEDKKVKKENKLTSGKLELIRKEKINFLRNKHKIHIQGTDLPDPIATFQQLEQEYKINSRLLQNILDSGFQTPTPIQMQAIPVMLHGRELLASAPTGSGKTLAFSIPILMQLKQPTNKGFRALIISPTRELASQTHRELVKISEGMGFRIHMIHKAAIAAKKFGSKSSKKFDILVTTPNRLIYLLKRDPPGIDLTSVEWLVVDESDKLFEDGKTGFRDQLASIFLACTSHKVRRAMFSATFAYDVEQWCKLNLDNVITVSIGARNSAVETVEQELLFVGSETGKLLAMRELIKKGFNPPVLVFVQSIERAKELFHELIYEGINVDVIHADRTQEQRDNTVQSFRAGKIWVLICTALLARGIDFKGVNLVINYDFPTSSVEYIHRIGRTGRAGHKGKAVTFFTEDDKPLLRSVANVIQQAGCPVPEYIKGFQKLLSKQKKKMIKKPLQRESISTTPKYFLEKAKDKRKKVTGQNSKKKVSLEDKS, encoded by the exons atgacTTCGG aaattactTCAGAAGAAGAAGGTTCTACCATACAGTGGATATCATCTGTGGAAGCAAAGATTGaagataaaaaagttaaaaaagaaaataaactaactTCAGGAAAGTTGGAGCTTATCAGAAAGGAAAAG ATAAACTTCTTGCGGAATAAACACAAAATTCATATCCAAGGAACTGATCTTCCTGACCCAATTGCTACATTTCAGCAACTTGAACAAGAATATAAAATCAATTCTCGGCTGCTTCAGAACATTCTAGATTCGGGTTTCCAAACACCTACACCAATCCAAATGCAAGCCATTCCAGTTATGCTGCAT GGTCGAGAACTTCTGGCTTCTGCTCCTACTGGTTCTGGAAAGACTTTGGCTTTTAGCATTCCCATTTTAATGCAACTGAAACAACCCACAAATAAAGGCTTCAGAGCTCTGATTATATCACCAACACGAGAACTTGCCAGCCAG ACTCATCGAGAGTTAGTAAAAATATCTGAGGGAATGGGATTCAGAATACACATGATCCACAAAGCAGCAATTGCAGCCAAGAAATTTGGATCAAAATCATCTAAGAAATTTG ATATTCTTGTAACTACTCCAAATCGACTAATCTATTTATTAAAACGAGATCCTCCAGGAATAGACTTAACAAG TGTTGAATGGCTGGTAGTAGATGAATCAGATAAACTATTTGAAGATGGCAAAACTGGGTTCAGAGACCAGCTGGCTTCTATTTTCCTGGCCTGTACATCCCACAAGGTCAGAAGAGCTATGTTCAGTGCAACTTTTGCATATGATGTTGAGCAGTGGTGCAAACTCAACCTGGACAATGTCATTACTGTGTCCATTGGAGCAAG GAATTCTGCAGTAGAGACTGTAGAACAAGAACTTCTCTTTGTTGGATCTGAAACGGGAAAACTTCTAGCCATGAGAGAACTTATTAAAAAG GGTTTCAATCCACCTGTTCTTGTTTTTGTTCAGTCCATTGAAAGGGCTAAAGAACTTTTTCATGAGCTCATATATGAAGGTATTAATGTGGATGTTATTCATGCAGACAGAACACAGGAACAG AGAGATAACACAGTCCAAAGCTTCCGAGCAGGAAAAATCTGGGTCCTTATTTGTACAGCCTTGCTAGCCAGAGGGATTGATTTTAAAGGTGTGAACTTGGTGATCAACTATGACTTTCCAACAAGCTCAGTGGAATATATCCATAGGATAG GTCGAACTGGAAGAGCAGGGCATAAAGGAAAAGCTGTTACATTTTTCACTGAAGATGATAAACCATTATTAAGAAG CGTTGCCAATGTTATACAGCAGGCCGGATGTCCTGTTCCAGAATACATAAAAGGTTTCCAAAAACTATTAAG caaacaaaagaaaaaaatgattaagaagCCATTGCAAAGGGAGAGCATTAGTACAACTCCAAAATACTTCTTAGAAAAGGCTAAGGATAAACG GAAAAAGGTCACTggtcagaacagcaaaaagaaagtaTCTCTTGAAgacaaaagctaa